From a region of the Tenggerimyces flavus genome:
- a CDS encoding substrate-binding domain-containing protein: MSVSAGGALSRRRLLAGGIATSAALLLAGCGGSVFAGSNRVRYWNLFGGGDGVRMVEMQDAYRKENPDVDLEAVTLAWGAPYYTKLAMASAGGRAPNVSVLHLSRLAGFAPGRLLDPFDLDLLAEFDVRPEDFPQGLWERATLDGQTYALPLDTHALVLYVNRPLGKQIGFLDDQDQLVDVASPEDFYAVLDELNKATGEVGLGTGSDPATWWRYFWTFYRQLGGEIELPVGERVIFDRDKFTQAIEFWLGILDKKRGSASADMGASIGTFVEGKMGMILNGNWELPTMLTAQEETGKPDFTMVQVPALFGGEALGWADSHSIVLPHQNSRDQEQDRLSYGFIASLLKNGLIWAGGGHVPAYQPVATGQDYLNLKPQANYRQAAEVAQLDPVAWFTGAGSDFQNQIGQALDAVFNRTISPDQGINQFEAAMNKLLNTPSPV, from the coding sequence ATGAGCGTCTCCGCTGGGGGAGCCCTCAGCCGGCGCCGACTCCTCGCGGGTGGGATCGCTACTTCGGCGGCGCTGCTGCTTGCGGGCTGCGGTGGTTCGGTGTTCGCCGGGAGCAACCGCGTCCGCTACTGGAACCTCTTCGGTGGCGGTGACGGCGTCCGCATGGTCGAGATGCAGGACGCGTACCGCAAGGAGAATCCGGACGTCGACCTCGAGGCGGTTACGCTCGCCTGGGGCGCTCCGTACTACACCAAGCTCGCGATGGCGAGTGCCGGTGGCCGCGCGCCGAATGTCAGCGTGCTGCACCTGAGCCGGCTCGCCGGGTTCGCGCCCGGCCGGCTGCTCGACCCGTTCGACCTCGACCTGCTGGCCGAGTTCGACGTTCGGCCCGAGGACTTTCCGCAAGGTCTGTGGGAGCGAGCGACGCTCGACGGCCAGACGTACGCGCTGCCGCTCGACACCCACGCGCTCGTCCTGTACGTCAACCGCCCACTCGGCAAGCAGATCGGCTTCCTCGACGACCAGGACCAGCTCGTCGACGTGGCCAGCCCCGAGGATTTCTACGCCGTTCTGGACGAGCTCAACAAGGCGACCGGCGAGGTCGGACTCGGTACGGGCAGCGACCCCGCCACCTGGTGGCGCTACTTCTGGACGTTCTATCGCCAGCTGGGCGGCGAAATCGAGCTCCCGGTCGGCGAGCGCGTGATCTTCGACCGCGACAAGTTCACCCAGGCCATCGAGTTCTGGCTCGGGATCCTCGACAAGAAGCGCGGGTCGGCGTCGGCCGACATGGGCGCCTCGATCGGCACGTTCGTCGAGGGCAAGATGGGCATGATCCTCAACGGGAACTGGGAACTCCCGACGATGCTCACCGCCCAGGAGGAGACCGGCAAGCCCGACTTCACCATGGTCCAGGTGCCGGCCTTGTTCGGCGGTGAGGCACTCGGTTGGGCGGACTCGCACTCGATCGTTCTCCCGCACCAGAACAGCCGCGACCAGGAGCAGGACCGCCTGTCGTACGGGTTCATCGCCAGTCTGTTGAAGAACGGCCTGATCTGGGCCGGCGGCGGGCACGTTCCGGCGTACCAGCCCGTCGCGACCGGGCAGGACTACCTGAACCTCAAGCCGCAGGCCAACTACCGGCAGGCCGCCGAAGTCGCGCAGCTCGACCCCGTGGCCTGGTTCACCGGC